Proteins found in one Brevibacillus brevis genomic segment:
- a CDS encoding DUF6760 family protein, with protein MSGYPVDKIYEEAAFIAYYFHWPHDEIMSMEHKERRRWCEEISAINRKQNDEPENVFDVFKRR; from the coding sequence ATGAGTGGGTATCCCGTCGACAAGATCTATGAAGAAGCCGCCTTCATCGCCTACTATTTTCACTGGCCTCACGACGAGATCATGTCGATGGAACACAAGGAACGACGGCGCTGGTGTGAAGAAATATCCGCCATCAATCGCAAGCAAAATGACGAACCGGAAAATGTTTTTGATGTGTTCAAGCGGAGGTGA
- a CDS encoding phage tail protein, giving the protein MADRKDPYRKFRYRVEMDGIQQAGFSEVSGFDASVDVVEYREGNEVITPRKLPGLAKYGNITLKWGVTDSMDLYNWMQDTIQGKVARKTVTIIAINEAGDDVATWKVIEAWPTKYTAPDFNGTSSEVAIEQLEIAHEGMTRTK; this is encoded by the coding sequence ATGGCAGATCGCAAGGATCCATACCGCAAGTTTCGGTATCGGGTAGAGATGGACGGCATTCAGCAGGCAGGCTTCAGTGAGGTATCGGGCTTTGATGCGTCTGTGGACGTAGTCGAGTATCGCGAAGGCAATGAGGTGATTACTCCACGCAAGCTCCCGGGCTTGGCGAAATACGGGAACATCACGCTGAAATGGGGCGTGACGGATTCGATGGATTTGTACAACTGGATGCAGGACACCATCCAGGGCAAGGTCGCACGCAAAACGGTAACGATCATTGCCATTAACGAAGCCGGAGATGATGTCGCTACATGGAAGGTCATCGAAGCATGGCCGACCAAATACACGGCCCCTGATTTTAACGGTACGTCCTCAGAGGTGGCAATTGAGCAGTTGGAAATTGCCCACGAAGGAATGACACGCACAAAATAA
- a CDS encoding phage tail sheath subtilisin-like domain-containing protein yields MPEYLSPGVYVEEFDSGPVPMEGASTSTAGFIGLAQKGPVAGLPELITGVNDFRKLFGSYLSENAFGEYRYLAYAVDHFFLNGGSRCYVMRVAPADAKPASNEGNSEGAVLRIMAKNPGAWGNQIRVNLIPSSKAKTQIYEQLGEAPKYRVKNSAGFQAGDVVSFYDGETKQYSEVVSSQDNVIELSTVLTGDVIDNNLLPVKILSTCEFTVQVFYNDEAEEFDKCSLNVSAANHVSKLLSKSNIVEVEAGAAPASAEVIPPFTVISGMAEETQSEGGKTEFGLYQISLAGGSDGSVANLSAGEYMGEDHGPGKRTGIQAFIDNDEVSIMAIPGVTDPNVQLALVAHCENLKSRFAILDIPRDKKKVSDVLTHRNIFDTQYAAIYNPWLQVFDPLDKRNIYIPPSGSMAGIYARSDNTRGVHKAPANEVVRGCTGLDCQYNTGEQDILNPKGVNLIRAFTGQGIRVWGARTMSSNGLWKYINVRRLFIFIEQSIKNGTNWVVFEPNDERLWARVQRTIDSFLTRVWRDGALMGSSPQEAFYIQIGRSTMTQDDIDNGRLICVIGVAPVKPAEFVIFRITQKTSDQQ; encoded by the coding sequence ATGCCAGAGTACCTATCACCAGGGGTGTATGTCGAGGAGTTTGATAGTGGCCCCGTTCCCATGGAGGGAGCGAGTACGAGCACGGCCGGCTTTATCGGGCTGGCCCAAAAAGGACCCGTTGCGGGATTGCCTGAGCTGATTACAGGTGTCAATGATTTCCGCAAGTTGTTCGGTTCCTATTTGTCTGAAAATGCATTTGGCGAATACCGCTATCTTGCCTATGCGGTGGATCACTTCTTTCTGAATGGTGGCTCTCGTTGCTATGTGATGCGGGTAGCGCCAGCAGATGCGAAGCCGGCTTCCAATGAGGGCAACAGCGAAGGGGCTGTCCTTCGGATTATGGCAAAAAACCCGGGGGCATGGGGAAATCAGATCCGCGTAAATTTGATTCCGTCGAGCAAGGCAAAAACGCAGATTTACGAGCAGCTAGGCGAAGCTCCTAAATACCGCGTGAAAAACAGTGCAGGCTTTCAAGCAGGTGATGTTGTTTCTTTCTACGACGGTGAAACGAAGCAGTACAGCGAAGTGGTTTCTTCGCAGGACAATGTGATCGAGTTGTCTACCGTGCTTACAGGAGACGTCATCGATAACAATCTGCTGCCGGTCAAGATTTTGTCCACATGCGAATTTACGGTGCAAGTCTTCTACAACGATGAGGCCGAAGAGTTCGACAAATGCTCGCTCAATGTCTCTGCTGCCAATCATGTCAGCAAGCTGCTGTCCAAGAGCAATATCGTCGAGGTCGAAGCAGGTGCTGCCCCAGCGAGCGCAGAAGTCATCCCTCCTTTTACCGTCATTTCAGGGATGGCGGAAGAAACGCAATCCGAGGGCGGAAAGACGGAATTCGGTCTGTATCAAATCTCATTGGCAGGGGGTAGCGACGGTTCTGTCGCCAATCTGTCAGCAGGCGAATACATGGGGGAGGACCACGGACCGGGAAAACGTACGGGAATCCAAGCCTTCATCGATAATGACGAAGTGAGCATTATGGCCATTCCGGGCGTGACAGACCCGAATGTGCAGCTTGCGCTTGTGGCTCATTGTGAAAACCTGAAAAGTCGCTTCGCCATCCTCGATATCCCACGCGACAAGAAAAAAGTAAGCGATGTGTTGACGCATCGCAATATTTTCGATACACAATACGCGGCCATCTACAATCCTTGGCTGCAAGTGTTCGATCCGTTGGACAAGCGCAACATCTACATTCCGCCATCAGGCTCCATGGCTGGTATATACGCGCGCTCGGACAACACCCGCGGCGTCCATAAAGCCCCGGCTAACGAGGTCGTACGTGGCTGCACAGGACTGGATTGCCAGTACAATACGGGCGAGCAGGATATTTTGAATCCGAAGGGAGTCAACCTGATTCGTGCGTTTACAGGTCAAGGAATTCGCGTCTGGGGCGCGCGTACAATGTCATCCAATGGGCTATGGAAGTACATAAACGTGCGCCGCCTGTTCATTTTCATAGAACAATCGATCAAAAACGGGACAAACTGGGTGGTATTTGAGCCAAATGATGAGAGGCTGTGGGCCCGCGTCCAACGCACGATTGATTCTTTCCTGACGCGCGTCTGGCGAGATGGCGCGTTGATGGGCTCAAGCCCTCAGGAAGCCTTTTACATCCAAATCGGCAGAAGCACGATGACGCAAGATGATATCGACAATGGCAGACTGATCTGCGTGATTGGTGTAGCTCCTGTCAAACCAGCAGAGTTCGTCATCTTCCGTATTACACAAAAAACATCTGATCAGCAATAA
- a CDS encoding DUF4255 domain-containing protein gives MSQYTAIAEVGETLLALLRKEMTPEPISQPELIGLSSPAQPGDLALALFLYEIRESQERQHMMISEGTDQLRYPPMTVNLSYILTAHSPAEQHTRMLDEHRILGRAMQVLYDNAILRGDQLQGSLANMDTELRVVVEQPPVDKLIQLFPHVPYKLSIGYSVGPVHIDSTRVRSTKRVLERDIRIRGEGHG, from the coding sequence ATCAGTCAGTACACCGCCATTGCTGAAGTAGGAGAGACGCTGCTCGCTCTTTTGCGAAAAGAGATGACGCCGGAGCCAATTAGCCAACCCGAACTGATTGGTCTAAGCTCGCCTGCTCAGCCAGGAGATTTGGCCTTAGCCTTGTTTTTATACGAAATCCGGGAAAGTCAGGAGAGGCAGCACATGATGATCAGTGAAGGTACTGATCAGTTGCGATATCCCCCAATGACGGTCAATCTCTCCTACATATTGACCGCCCATTCCCCAGCGGAACAGCATACCCGCATGCTGGACGAGCACCGCATCCTCGGGCGTGCCATGCAGGTTCTCTACGACAACGCCATTTTGCGTGGCGATCAGCTTCAAGGCTCCCTTGCAAACATGGATACAGAGCTTCGTGTCGTCGTGGAGCAGCCTCCCGTTGATAAACTCATCCAACTCTTTCCGCATGTTCCGTACAAGCTATCCATCGGCTACTCGGTCGGGCCGGTTCATATCGATTCCACCCGAGTTCGTTCAACGAAGCGCGTGCTGGAACGGGATATTCGCATACGAGGGGAAGGTCATGGTTAA
- a CDS encoding ATP-binding protein: MTSPEPNHNQWNYYEEMLRWLDIHLMRLLAVRAQQGDDYPLDQMRGVIVTEEEVVQLLEAAPPATLLWEAFAERVAACEERLHALHMQEAGSVPILAVADAFSLNPFELGCLFLCLAVELDRKYEKLFGYLLDDITCKSPTPELAMQLFCRTATERIEAWTAFAQKSKLGRLLLFTEGDMGGSGSWLSRPLKLDERMLHFLTTRDGGDAGLPPWLSWSLPDQELEPLVGESAIHLQERFDTLWETAGVDSERILLHLHGPTGVGKRHRVKHLFHRVRRPVLFVDAERLIHEEAFSRRFQQVLREVQLRRGVLCLHQFEVFKTEEVQTVGRKQLMMDELESFLGPIAILAKSQWKPENALGKRIWLEMEVPGPDETERRRLWEKGRAGMSFSQEIDVGVLAGKFKLNAGQINQALQRANEMAMQTKDGIITKTHLHEACFLQMRHALEKHATRLRPKYSWEELILPEEQLTLLRNACNQVTYRNVVLGEWGFGRKLSYGKGVSMLFAGPPGTGKTMSAEVVANELGLELFKIDLSQVISKYIGETEKNLHHIFSEAKIGNAILFFDEADALFGKRSEVKDSHDKYANVETAYLLQKMEEYEGVSILATNLLQNFDEAFMRRINYVVKFPFPEPDYREEIWRSMFPTDTPRTADIDFEFLASKLHIAGGGIKNVVLAASFLAASEGTPVSMSHLIAAAKQELKKTGKLLLKEDLGEYANR, translated from the coding sequence ATGACGAGTCCCGAACCGAATCACAACCAGTGGAACTATTACGAAGAGATGCTTCGATGGCTGGATATTCATCTGATGCGCTTGCTGGCCGTGCGAGCACAGCAGGGGGATGATTATCCGCTCGATCAAATGAGGGGGGTGATTGTCACAGAGGAAGAAGTTGTGCAATTGCTCGAGGCAGCTCCGCCGGCAACGCTGCTATGGGAAGCTTTCGCAGAGCGGGTGGCAGCATGCGAGGAACGACTTCATGCCCTGCACATGCAAGAAGCGGGTAGCGTACCGATTTTGGCAGTGGCAGACGCTTTTTCACTCAACCCCTTCGAGCTGGGATGTTTATTTCTTTGCCTGGCAGTCGAGCTGGATCGGAAGTACGAAAAGCTGTTTGGCTACCTCCTCGATGATATTACATGCAAGTCACCTACTCCCGAATTGGCGATGCAGCTATTTTGCCGGACAGCGACCGAGAGAATAGAGGCCTGGACAGCGTTTGCGCAAAAAAGCAAGCTGGGCCGATTGCTGCTTTTTACCGAGGGGGACATGGGGGGCAGCGGCTCATGGCTTTCTCGGCCGTTAAAGCTGGATGAACGTATGCTGCACTTTTTGACGACAAGGGATGGAGGTGATGCCGGTCTGCCACCTTGGCTATCCTGGAGCTTGCCAGATCAAGAGCTGGAACCGTTGGTAGGAGAAAGTGCGATTCATTTGCAGGAGCGCTTTGACACATTATGGGAAACGGCAGGAGTAGATTCAGAGCGGATTCTCCTGCATTTGCATGGTCCGACTGGCGTTGGCAAAAGGCATCGAGTCAAGCATCTGTTTCATCGCGTCAGGAGACCAGTGCTGTTCGTCGATGCAGAGCGCTTGATCCACGAGGAAGCTTTTTCACGCAGATTCCAGCAGGTATTGCGGGAGGTGCAGCTGCGTCGGGGGGTGCTGTGCTTGCATCAGTTCGAGGTTTTTAAGACAGAAGAGGTCCAAACCGTTGGGCGAAAGCAACTGATGATGGATGAACTCGAAAGCTTTCTGGGCCCCATTGCCATTTTGGCGAAAAGTCAATGGAAGCCGGAAAACGCTCTGGGGAAGAGGATTTGGCTGGAAATGGAGGTGCCTGGTCCAGATGAAACGGAAAGGAGGCGATTATGGGAGAAGGGCCGTGCAGGCATGAGCTTTTCTCAAGAGATTGATGTAGGCGTTTTAGCCGGAAAATTCAAGCTGAATGCCGGGCAAATCAACCAGGCGCTGCAAAGAGCAAACGAGATGGCGATGCAGACGAAAGACGGGATCATTACGAAAACACATCTCCATGAAGCTTGCTTCCTGCAAATGAGGCATGCACTAGAAAAGCACGCCACGCGTTTGAGACCCAAATACAGCTGGGAAGAATTGATTTTGCCTGAGGAGCAACTGACTTTGTTGCGGAACGCCTGCAATCAGGTGACCTACCGAAATGTCGTTTTGGGAGAGTGGGGCTTTGGGCGAAAGCTCTCTTATGGCAAGGGCGTCAGCATGTTGTTTGCAGGTCCTCCGGGTACGGGCAAGACGATGTCGGCGGAAGTCGTGGCAAATGAACTAGGTTTGGAACTTTTTAAAATTGACTTGTCGCAGGTGATCAGCAAATACATTGGGGAGACGGAAAAAAACCTCCACCATATCTTCTCAGAAGCGAAGATCGGCAATGCCATCCTCTTCTTTGATGAAGCCGATGCCCTTTTTGGCAAGCGCTCAGAAGTGAAAGATTCGCATGACAAATACGCGAATGTGGAAACGGCCTACTTGCTGCAAAAGATGGAGGAGTACGAGGGGGTCTCCATTTTGGCGACGAATCTCTTGCAAAATTTTGACGAGGCTTTCATGCGCAGAATCAACTACGTGGTGAAGTTTCCTTTTCCCGAACCGGACTATCGCGAAGAAATATGGCGCAGCATGTTCCCGACCGATACGCCGCGAACTGCTGATATCGATTTTGAGTTTCTCGCGTCCAAGCTGCACATTGCTGGGGGAGGGATCAAAAATGTGGTTCTCGCTGCTTCCTTCTTGGCTGCATCGGAAGGCACGCCCGTTTCCATGAGCCATTTGATTGCGGCTGCGAAGCAGGAGTTAAAAAAGACGGGTAAGCTGCTATTGAAAGAGGATTTGGGGGAGTACGCCAACAGGTAG